In the genome of Diaphorobacter sp. HDW4A, the window CCTCGACCACGTTCTTTGGCCGGGCGCCGCCCATGGAGGTGCCGGGCTGCAGAAGCTCGCGCATCTGTTCCGGCACGCCCGGCCGGCCAGCCGCCTCGTCTTCCATGAACTGTTCGGCCGCGGCGAGCAGGGCTTCCAGCTGGATGACCTGGTTGAACTTGCGGATCGGGGCGGGAGGCAGCTTGTTGCGACCGAAGGACAGGGCGCCCGCGCGGTCTTCGGGAGAGTGCAGCAAGTAGTCGACCTCGGTGAGGTCGGTTCGTCCGGTGTGCTTCTCGATGATGCGACGGCCCCAGGCATCGGGAGATGCGTCGCGCAGGGCGCCGAAGATGCCTTTGAGCTTGACCGTCTGCGTACGCCTGGGCGCCAGGGGCAATTCGTAGGGCTCCAGCGGCACCGCGTCGGTGCGTTGCAGATAGGCCGGGTTGTAGACGAACGAGCCCGTCGGCACCCCTTGCGGGAAAGCCAGTTCGTAGAACCCCGCCGTCACGACCTCCATAGACTGCGGCAACTGGAGGTAGACGTAGGCGCGCTGGTCAGAACTCGCCATCGAGGTTTTCCTTGCGGTGGCGGACCCGTTGCGGCAGGCGCGTGATCTCCAGTTGCTTGCCTTCTTCGTCTCGTTCGGGGTCGGCAAATGCCTGAATCTCGGATTCCAGGCCCATCGCCCACAGCATGGCCAGGTAGGCCCCCAAGCCGGTTTGCAAGTTGCCGGCTTCCACCGCCCGCGCGGTGTCGTAGCTGATGCCCGCCTTGGACGCCAGTTCGCGCAGGGTCAGCCGGCGGCGCTTGCGGGCCAGCGTCAGCCGTTCGCCGATGCGCTGGGCGCCATCCTTCACCGCGAAAGGCGCGGTCTGGTTCAATTGAAGAGGGCGAGGCATGTTGAAATCAATCTAGATTGATATTGGGTTGGTTTCAGCATACTTCTTGATGGTCTTGATGTCAACTTCAGGTTGGCTTAAAGACTTCTAATGCGTTTTAGAAACGGTTTCAGTCCTCTTTTCTAACGAAGCGAAAAAAATCCCCCCAGCCTTGCGACCGGGGGGAGTCCATCATGCAGCGACGAGTGCTGCGCCAGTATCGGCGTCCGCCGCTTGGCTGCCGGCCTCGTCCTTTGTGAGGTCGAGTTGCTCGATCAGTTCAGCCTGCCGCGCTTGTAGCGTCTG includes:
- a CDS encoding RodZ family helix-turn-helix domain-containing protein, with amino-acid sequence MPRPLQLNQTAPFAVKDGAQRIGERLTLARKRRRLTLRELASKAGISYDTARAVEAGNLQTGLGAYLAMLWAMGLESEIQAFADPERDEEGKQLEITRLPQRVRHRKENLDGEF